A genomic stretch from Rhineura floridana isolate rRhiFlo1 chromosome 18, rRhiFlo1.hap2, whole genome shotgun sequence includes:
- the PRR22 gene encoding proline-rich protein 22 gives MQQPKLFYPQHETYTPRPLDQPDGHPNQPFPAFVLPENLASVGTPSLYHPHNQEKDLPPAGFHMAPCGCFFDPRIYRIEWATANFVQPSVYKLSSGSGPPNTYLLDSQKYLKGPVQSVPYPDYQPATNSPQFVLPFFKPVGPTAHLVDPIGFVGNPAHGSSFMEASSLHSGLVLQTKEHKTLTMVPGLNLSEQPAPAGPYKPLKDCDDLPFQAYKVFPLEEGGFERNDQTLDFTEDPPVLKAPPEDHQTALSMPSAEIMTESEACVDLESLITNGKPLVEDDNEESFNLPDKVLLEDAMKLFDCSPVNSDTEASLDGFSNGGPSRHLGDNLRDSCFSGEDSTSDIRSLNLPDELLSFDYSVPEIVSAVTSLDYLYDVNVFEEESQWEGQPASQPLSKHDFHEDPGEKTKSSTTTAKKTKSAASKPKGVSMQGGDSEPQGLEPTALAS, from the exons ATGCAGCAACCCAAACTCTTCTACCCGCAGCATGAGACGTACACCCCCAGGCCTTTAGACCAACCGGACGGCCACCCAAACCAACCCTTCCCAGCTTTTGTCCTCCCTGAAAACCTTGCCTCCGTAG GGACACCCAGTTTGTACCATCCCCACAATCAAGAGAAGGATCTACCCCCAGCAG GATTCCACATGGCTCCCTGCGGGTGCTTCTTTGACCCCCGGATTTACCGCATCGAGTGGGCGACGGCCAACTTTGTCCAGCCCTCGGTGTACAAACTCTCCAGCGGGTCAGGTCCCCCAAACACGTACCTCCTGGACAGCCAGAAATACCTCAAGGGCCCTGTCCAATCAGTCCCGTATCCGGATTACCAGCCTGCCACCAACAGCCCTCAGTTCGTTTTGCCCTTCTTCAAGCCTGTGGGCCCCACGGCCCACTTGGTGGATCCCATCGGCTTTGTCGGCAACCCTGCCCATGGATCCTCCTTCATGGAGGCATCCTCTCTCCACAGCGGCCTGGTGCTGCAGACCAAAGAACACAAAACCCTCACCATGGTGCCCGGGCTGAATCTGAGTGAGCAGCCTGCCCCGGCAGGACCCTACAAGCCCCTGAAAGACTGCGATGATTTGCCCTTCCAAGCGTACAAGGTCTTCCCTCTGGAAGAGGGAGGATTCGAACGAAATGACCAGACTCTGGATTTCACAGAGGACCCTCCAGTCCTGAAAGCCCCTCCTGAAGACCACCAAACTGCTCTCAGCATGCCAAGCGCAGAGATCATGACAGAATCGGAGGCCTGCGTGGACTTGGAGAGCCTCATCACCAATGGGAAACCATTGGTAGAAGACGATAATGAAGAGTCCTTCAACCTTCCTGACAAGGTCCTGCTGGAAGATGCCATGAAGCTCTTCGACTGCTCCCCTGTCAACTCTGACACGGAGGCATCCCTGGATGGTTTCAGCAACGGTGGCCCCAGCAGGCACCTGGGGGACAACCTGAGGGACAGCTGCTTCTCGGGCGAAGATTCGACCAGCGACATCCGGTCGCTCAACTTGCCCGACGAGCTCTTGTCTTTCGATTACAGTGTGCCAGAAATCGTCAGCGCCGTGACAAGCTTGGATTACCTCTACGACGTGAATGTGTTTGAGGAGGAATCGCAGTGGGAAGGCCAGCCAGCCTCCCAGCCTCTCTCAAAACACGACTTCCACGAGGATCCCGGGGAGAAAACAAAGTCCAGCACTACAACCGCCAAGAAAACAAAATCTGCTGCTAGCAAACCAAAGGGGGTGTCCATGCAGGGGGGCGACAGTGAACCTCAGGGGCTGGAACCCACTGCCCTGGCCAGCTAA
- the ACER1 gene encoding alkaline ceramidase 1 isoform X1 — protein MPSIFAYQSAEVDWCEENFVHSPYIAEYYNTFSNLFFFIMAPLIVWMSPQYMNYSPVPVQGLAILQVFIGVFSIYFHMTLSYAGQLLDEIAILWTMGWCYAFWFPMRHFPGFIKNREQFMSLVAILTVLSSLMTFLKPALNAYALNCIAFHIVYSTCVEVRKCNNPRVHRLFATMVAWWIISISCWLTDKFLCGVCQKVSFSYFHSFWHVFISVALFYCANVCMYFDVAFELPSAEPDVEYWPSNTSFISMPYISLPNLHKQC, from the exons ATGCCTAGTATATTTGCCTATCAAAGTGCTGAAGTCGACTGGTgtgaggagaactttgtgcactCGCCGTACATCGCTGAATACTACAACACG TTCAGCAACCTGTTCTTTTTCATCATGGCGCCTCTGATAGTATGGATGAGCCCCCAATACATGAATTACAGTCCGGTGCCTGTCCAAGGCCTCGCCATTCTGCAGGTGTTTATTG GCGTGTTCTCCATCTACTTTCACATGACCCTCAGCTATGCAGGACAGTTGCTTGATGAGATCGCTATTCTGTGGACGATGGGCTGGTGCTACGCTTTCTGGTTCCCAATGCGTCATTTCCCAGGATTCATCAAGAACAG GGAGCAGTTCATGTCGTTGGTGGCCATTCTGACTGTCCTGAGCAGCCTGATGACCTTCTTGAAACCAGCCCTGAACGCTTACGCTCTCAACTGCATTGCCTTTCACATCGTCTACTCGACCTGCGTGGAAGTCAGGAA GTGTAATAACCCCCGCGTCCACCGCCTGTTTGCAACAATGGTAGCATGGTGGATCATCTCCATTTCCTGCTGGCTAACTGATAAGTTTTTATGTGGAGTCTGTCAAAAGGTCAGCTTCAGCTACTTTCACAGCTTCTG GCATGTTTTTATCAGTGTGGCCCTCTTCTACTGTGCCAACGTGTGCATGTACTTCGACGTCGCATTTGAACTGCCAAGCGCGGAGCCAGACGTGGAGTATTGGCCCAGCAACACCAGCTTCATATCGATGCCTTACATCAGCCTCCCAAATCTGCATAAACAGTGCTAG
- the ACER1 gene encoding alkaline ceramidase 1 isoform X2 — protein MAPLIVWMSPQYMNYSPVPVQGLAILQVFIGVFSIYFHMTLSYAGQLLDEIAILWTMGWCYAFWFPMRHFPGFIKNREQFMSLVAILTVLSSLMTFLKPALNAYALNCIAFHIVYSTCVEVRKCNNPRVHRLFATMVAWWIISISCWLTDKFLCGVCQKVSFSYFHSFWHVFISVALFYCANVCMYFDVAFELPSAEPDVEYWPSNTSFISMPYISLPNLHKQC, from the exons ATGGCGCCTCTGATAGTATGGATGAGCCCCCAATACATGAATTACAGTCCGGTGCCTGTCCAAGGCCTCGCCATTCTGCAGGTGTTTATTG GCGTGTTCTCCATCTACTTTCACATGACCCTCAGCTATGCAGGACAGTTGCTTGATGAGATCGCTATTCTGTGGACGATGGGCTGGTGCTACGCTTTCTGGTTCCCAATGCGTCATTTCCCAGGATTCATCAAGAACAG GGAGCAGTTCATGTCGTTGGTGGCCATTCTGACTGTCCTGAGCAGCCTGATGACCTTCTTGAAACCAGCCCTGAACGCTTACGCTCTCAACTGCATTGCCTTTCACATCGTCTACTCGACCTGCGTGGAAGTCAGGAA GTGTAATAACCCCCGCGTCCACCGCCTGTTTGCAACAATGGTAGCATGGTGGATCATCTCCATTTCCTGCTGGCTAACTGATAAGTTTTTATGTGGAGTCTGTCAAAAGGTCAGCTTCAGCTACTTTCACAGCTTCTG GCATGTTTTTATCAGTGTGGCCCTCTTCTACTGTGCCAACGTGTGCATGTACTTCGACGTCGCATTTGAACTGCCAAGCGCGGAGCCAGACGTGGAGTATTGGCCCAGCAACACCAGCTTCATATCGATGCCTTACATCAGCCTCCCAAATCTGCATAAACAGTGCTAG